A stretch of the Armatimonadota bacterium genome encodes the following:
- a CDS encoding GNAT family N-acetyltransferase gives MGERVTRRREETTELCFKRRPAAWKEFDPLDLACAAALGIEPSQVRPDLLLVEGTRGSAVTGGAPCPLVVIETFRGVAVRVHEPLRAAIEDLVREGMEQGAALSCANRERLVQAVMARLTVVEVWHDLLHYTDRAHFVPWRGHRVRRLPPPALPERRPVETVGAMPVAGGYGAYVKGELAAYADIALRGDYACAIGVFTEQEFRGRGLGRSVVSAATRAILGAGRIPLYSTDEAGLASLAVCRSLGYLRFGQDLYCFLAPEQERARREQAKREAERRARDIALQRWIID, from the coding sequence AACTGTGCTTCAAACGACGCCCGGCGGCGTGGAAGGAATTCGATCCGCTGGACCTTGCGTGCGCGGCGGCGCTGGGGATCGAGCCGTCGCAGGTGCGCCCGGACCTGCTGCTGGTGGAGGGCACGCGCGGCAGCGCGGTCACCGGCGGCGCGCCGTGTCCGTTGGTGGTGATCGAGACTTTCCGCGGGGTGGCGGTGCGAGTTCACGAGCCGCTGCGGGCCGCGATCGAGGACCTGGTGCGGGAGGGCATGGAGCAGGGCGCGGCCTTGTCGTGCGCCAATCGAGAGCGGCTGGTGCAGGCGGTGATGGCGCGCCTAACGGTGGTTGAGGTGTGGCATGATCTGCTCCACTACACCGACCGCGCCCACTTCGTGCCCTGGCGCGGCCACAGAGTGCGCCGCCTGCCGCCCCCGGCGCTTCCGGAGCGCCGCCCCGTGGAGACGGTGGGGGCGATGCCGGTGGCTGGGGGATACGGAGCATATGTGAAGGGCGAGCTTGCCGCCTACGCCGACATCGCGCTGCGCGGCGACTACGCCTGCGCCATCGGCGTGTTCACCGAGCAGGAGTTCCGCGGCCGGGGCCTGGGGCGGTCGGTGGTCAGCGCGGCGACGCGGGCGATCCTGGGGGCGGGGCGCATTCCGCTGTACTCCACGGATGAGGCCGGCCTCGCCTCGCTGGCGGTGTGCCGGTCGCTGGGGTATCTCCGGTTCGGGCAGGACCTCTACTGCTTCCTGGCGCCGGAGCAGGAACGCGCGCGCCGCGAGCAGGCCAAGCGCGAAGCCGAGCGCCGCGCCCGCGACATTGCCCTGCAGCGATGGATAATAGACTGA
- a CDS encoding DUF4129 domain-containing protein, which produces MRSLRRRNTGKQGKTGTATYSRETPYEYARRLGQRTYLVVAMRAVDAITTAYLRARFSRLPVGAEHAQAAGQALRDVTQALRRTKDVA; this is translated from the coding sequence GTGAGGTCGCTCCGGCGAAGAAACACGGGAAAACAGGGGAAAACAGGGACAGCTACCTATTCCCGGGAAACGCCCTACGAGTACGCGCGGCGGCTGGGCCAGCGTACCTATCTGGTGGTTGCCATGCGCGCGGTGGACGCGATCACAACCGCGTACCTGCGTGCCCGCTTCAGCCGCCTGCCGGTCGGCGCGGAGCACGCGCAGGCCGCCGGTCAGGCGCTGCGTGATGTCACGCAAGCGCTGCGGCGGACGAAAGACGTCGCCTGA